TCTGATGCTCTGGTTGCTGAACTTATTCCAGTGAGAACTCATATCAATAAGTGCCGGATACGAGCTCCAAACCGTGGTCTTTTCGGTGTGATCGAGGCATGCATCCACGCAACCAGATACCAGCTTACAGGTGAGGACAAGTACCTCAAACTCATCAAAGCTTATGGGGATATTGTGGATAAATGCGGCAGCGAGAATGAAAAGGAAGCCATGAAACTGCTCTATGGTTATCTGTAACCTGTTGGATGCAGTTATCCGAAAATCGGCTATGTAGAACTCCTTCCATTATGATTTCTTGCAGATTACAAATAACTTAAATGATCCCGAAGGGTCCGGCGAAGCCGGCACTTTACCATCAGAAAAAGCAAAAAAGTCTGCATAGAATACTTTGCTTACAGGCTTTCATAGAACTGTCTGTATGAATTTAGTAATCTAATGTCTGATTTTCTGTATGGCATCATTGAAATGTGCCGCCTGCGGCGGATGGTTGCTTTGTTTTTAGACTGCAAATTTTTTGTGGAAATGAACTAGGAAAAAGGCTGTATCAATAACATAAACAGGATCTCCACAGAGTCCGGAAATCTCTAACTATATAACAGAGAATATATAACACAGAAGGACTATTTTCTCCCTATGACAAAAACGATAGCATGGGGAATTACCGGAGCAGGCCACTTCCTCACATCCAGTTTTGGTATGTTCAGGCAGATGAAAAGCGACTATGATATCAGAGTGAACACTTTCCTTTCCAGTGCCGCCGAAGAAGTTGTGAGAATGTACGGACTTGAGCAGGAACTGGAAAAGATATCCTGCGGTGAATACCTTGAGGAAGTCTTCCTTGAAACACAGCAGGGAAAAAGCTGGCCTAAAACGGGACGATTCCTGCTAGACAAATATGATGCTCTTGTTGTCACACCAGCCACATCCAACACGGTTTCAAAGATCGCGCACGGTACGGCAGATTCGCTTGTGAGCAACGCCGTTGCCCAGGCTGTAAAAGGAGGCGTGTCGGTATATGTGGTTCCTGTTGATATCGCAGGCGTGGTTATCTCAGAACTTCCATATGGAATTGCCAGGGAAAAATGCCGGAAATGTGATCCATGTCCTCCAAGAGATAATTGTCCAAACGGTGCGATAACCGATCAGATAGACCTGCTCAAATGCAGCGGTTGCGGTATATGTAAGGACCTATGCAATTTCAATGCTATTAAAGGAGGTCCGGTTGAGTTGAAAGTAAGGGACATCGATGCCAGAAATGTGGAGATCATAAGGGAACTTGAAGGTATCACTATATTGGAAAAACCGGAAGATATACCTTCGATAATGGGTGAGATATAAGTTCAAATGTTATAATTCGGGCTCTATAGAAGTACTGCCAGGTAAACTTTAATGTAAGCTGGTTTGTTTTTTCAGATTGATACTATCTATTGTTTTTCAGAGTAACTTAAGCAACCCCGTAGGGTCCGGCAAAGCCGGCGTTTTCCCATCAGATGCAAAAAATGTACTTCACAATGCCCTGATTACTTTACATGACTTCTGTTGTATCATAGGATAAATGTCATAATACCTTGATTTACATTCTGTATAGCATTATGGGATGTGCCGCCTTCGGCGGATGGTTACTTTGTTTTTAGATTGCAAATTGTTTTTGTTTTGGGACTGAAAATAAGCAAAGTTCGTATCAATCATGTAAACAGGAATTCTACAAAGCCAATTATAAACCGATTCACTTTTTATCTCATTCCAAACCGTCTGCTTATCTTGTTTATATGCCCTATGAACATTTGTTTGACTACAAACGATACCGGTGTTTTTCTGCCACCGGGACTCGTCTTTCCTGCTCTGATGGCATCCAGCACTTCTTCGGTGGTTGTGGCATCAGTGTCAATTTCAGTATATGACCTGCCAACCATTTCCGCTTCATGGGAGTCGCTTCCGCCTACCATAGGAAATCCAAGTTCTTCTGCGGCTTTTCGGGCCTTATTGTTCGGACCATCGGTCACACATCTTGAATTCAGGACTTCGATGGCATCTGCATCAAGTCCTTCAATGTAACCTATTCCGTGGGATGTCAGTTTGAAAGGATGAGGGATGATGACAACTGCACCCTGCTCACGTGCTTTTTTTATAGTTTCCTCAGGGCTTAGCCCCGGTTCTATGGGTTCACGGATGCCCAGTGCAAGAATGTGACCCTTTGAGGAACTGACTTCAACACCAGGAATTACAATGAGTTTTGAACCAATTTCCTGCGCTCTTCTGGCACAAGCAAAACCGCCTTCTATACGGTCGTGGTCACATATTGCAAAACCATCTAGCCCATTGGCAGCAGCATGTTCAAGAATATCATCCAGACTGGCGTTGCTGTCTTTAGAATAACAGGAATGAACGTGAAGATCGAACTTCATGTAAGCATCTTGGGTCTACAGGTTAATAAAGATATTTTAGAACCACGTTTAACTCGCAGATAGGATCAAGCAAAACGTATGTAGAAAATGCAGCGAACGGGGATAGAATTTTGGTGGTTGGGTGGTTGGATAGGATTGGTGGTACATTAGAGTGTCCCGTTCGCATACATACTAACGACATGATAGCATATATATATTACGCTGTGAATAAAATCTTTAAAAATTACAGCTGTATATACATCATGATAGTCCATTCACTAGAATCATGGCTTTGTTTATAACCTTATCCCTTGCTTCAAAATCAATTGAAATCACATCAGTGTAATTGATATCGTGAACAATGCCCTCATCATATATCCATGCTACAATTGACATGCCTTCTTCTGATAATGGTATTGTAAGAGTTACCCTTCTCCATTCTGGAAGAAGTTCCCGAATTTTTGCTTTGAGTTCTTCAAATCCAAAACCGGTTTTTGCAGATACAGCAACAGAATTAGGAGCAAGATATGCAAGACTGTTCATCTTTTCCTGCAGTTCATCATCTGTGACAAGATCAATTTTGTTAAAAACAGTCACAATGGCAACATCCTGCAACTGGTCCCACATTGTGTCATGGCATACAAGCAGCTTTTTGCGTATGGTTTCGAAAGGCTCGGAAGAATCCACTACCAGGAGCACGATATCCGCAAGAAATATTTCGTCAAGCGTTGACCTGAAAGCGTCAACCATCCAGTGCGGAAGGTCTTCTATAAAACCCACAGTATCAGTGACAAGGATATCACGACCCTGTACTTTCAGTGACCTTGTTGTAGGGGATAGCGTGGTGAACAGCATATCCTTTGATTCGACATTCTCGTCCACAAGTGCATTGAACAGAGTACTTTTCCCCGCATTGGTATATCCTGCAAGTGCTGAAAGCGAGAAACCTTTTGAATGGCGGTGTGCCCTCAAGGATTCGTTATCCTTCTGTATGGTCTCAAGCTCATTTTTGATGCGTGTCATGCGGTTCCTGATGTCCTGGGCATAAGAGTCCTCATAGCCACCAAGTCCCATAAAACCAGGTCTTTCATCTTTTTTCAGAATAGAGATAACTGCTCTGGCACGAGGCAGTTCATATTCCAGCCTTGCCAGTTCAACCTGTAATTTGGAACGATGTGTTGTGGCTCTGGTTGCGAATATCTCAAGGATAAGCTGAAATTTGTCAATGGTCTCGCAGCGACATATTTCTGAAATATTATAGATCTGCATGGTGCTGAGAGGATTGTGGAATATGACCTTGTCGGGTTTCAGGTCTGCTACGATCTGTGCAAGTTCCTCGACCTTTCCCCTGCCAAGATGATATTTACGATCAGGATGTCGTGTCTGGGTCATTTCATAAATGACCTCATAACCTGCGGCTCCGGCAAGTTCCTGTAGCTCCTCCATCTGAAGCTCATTCTTTTCATCTTCAGACCTGGGGTCGTTCCTCTTGACTAAAATAGCACGCATCATGTAGATACCTGTAAGAGTAATTCACTGGATGTCCAGTTCCTTTAAAAGAAGCTTCCGTGAACTAAGAGATGCATGGTGAGCAATCTCGATACATCTTCTTTCACTGAGTGATTCCTGATATTTGAAATCCCGGGTGAACATACTATCAATTAACCATTGGGGCTTATTGTAGAAATCACCTGCTTCTGTGACTATAACTCCCTCTGACTTCAGTTCAGAAACAGTGGTCTCAACCATCTTCACAACAGACTGGACATCAGGCGCAGACTTGTTCCTGAAAGACCTGAGAGCTATCTGGTTTACTTTCTCTATGTGGTCCGCAGTGACTAAAGCGGAAACTGCTGCACATACCATGAGGTATTCATCGTTAATTTTGTGTCTTCCGGATATGTCCACTGCGATTATATCAAACATCTTCTAAAGCAAAGACGGGTATATTATTTAAGTCTGAGCAGTTATGGCATTTATTTCCCGTCACTACATCTTTATTCTACCAATATCGATGTACTCAATAGCATCAGCA
The sequence above is a segment of the uncultured Methanolobus sp. genome. Coding sequences within it:
- a CDS encoding dihydromethanopterin reductase (acceptor), with the translated sequence MTKTIAWGITGAGHFLTSSFGMFRQMKSDYDIRVNTFLSSAAEEVVRMYGLEQELEKISCGEYLEEVFLETQQGKSWPKTGRFLLDKYDALVVTPATSNTVSKIAHGTADSLVSNAVAQAVKGGVSVYVVPVDIAGVVISELPYGIAREKCRKCDPCPPRDNCPNGAITDQIDLLKCSGCGICKDLCNFNAIKGGPVELKVRDIDARNVEIIRELEGITILEKPEDIPSIMGEI
- a CDS encoding PHP domain-containing protein translates to MKFDLHVHSCYSKDSNASLDDILEHAAANGLDGFAICDHDRIEGGFACARRAQEIGSKLIVIPGVEVSSSKGHILALGIREPIEPGLSPEETIKKAREQGAVVIIPHPFKLTSHGIGYIEGLDADAIEVLNSRCVTDGPNNKARKAAEELGFPMVGGSDSHEAEMVGRSYTEIDTDATTTEEVLDAIRAGKTSPGGRKTPVSFVVKQMFIGHINKISRRFGMR
- the hflX gene encoding GTPase HflX gives rise to the protein MMRAILVKRNDPRSEDEKNELQMEELQELAGAAGYEVIYEMTQTRHPDRKYHLGRGKVEELAQIVADLKPDKVIFHNPLSTMQIYNISEICRCETIDKFQLILEIFATRATTHRSKLQVELARLEYELPRARAVISILKKDERPGFMGLGGYEDSYAQDIRNRMTRIKNELETIQKDNESLRAHRHSKGFSLSALAGYTNAGKSTLFNALVDENVESKDMLFTTLSPTTRSLKVQGRDILVTDTVGFIEDLPHWMVDAFRSTLDEIFLADIVLLVVDSSEPFETIRKKLLVCHDTMWDQLQDVAIVTVFNKIDLVTDDELQEKMNSLAYLAPNSVAVSAKTGFGFEELKAKIRELLPEWRRVTLTIPLSEEGMSIVAWIYDEGIVHDINYTDVISIDFEARDKVINKAMILVNGLS
- a CDS encoding DUF2209 domain-containing protein encodes the protein MFDIIAVDISGRHKINDEYLMVCAAVSALVTADHIEKVNQIALRSFRNKSAPDVQSVVKMVETTVSELKSEGVIVTEAGDFYNKPQWLIDSMFTRDFKYQESLSERRCIEIAHHASLSSRKLLLKELDIQ